The segment TCCAAACATACAACTGGATTGCCCCAGTACTCATGGATGATGAAAATTAATAAGGTGAGGACTCAAGAAACAGAGTGAAAGGAGCTTCCATAAATACTCTGTGGTTTTTGGTGTGAAGTTAAGTGCCTGCAATGGGGCGTCTGCTGAGCGTACAAAGGTTCCGTCTCAGCTGGTTGGCAGTAGAGGCTTAAAGGGGAGAAACACAGGCCAACCACGTAAAGAAACGGACCGCTCTAGCACCAGCCCCTGTCTCTATGGTTTCGGAGTAGTCTCTTCGGCTTCCTTTGCGGTGCATTGTGGGAGATAGAGTCTCCGCTTCGCTGGACCACACGAGGGGCGGACGGATCGGAGACTTCATTTCCCAGCGGCCAGCGCGTTGGTGGACTCGCCGGTCCGCAGAAGCAGGAGCGCTCGGGGCTGGCAAGCCGGTTCCTGTTGCATCAGCGGCTGCGTGGAGGCAGAAATGCGGCTTTTCCTGAGCGACGGCGCCCCGGGGAACCTCCCTGTCCTGGCCGCAGCCTGGCGGGCGGGGGCCCGGGACAAGCTGCTCATCAGCACCGTGGGCCCCGAAGGTACTGGGAACGAGGCGCCAAAGTCCGGCTCCTTCCTCTCCCGTCCCCGTTCCGGATCCCCGCGCCTCACCCGGCCTGCCTTATCACCTCCCCTACGATCCCCTTCCCCATTTCCCCCAAATCCTTTGGTCTGCCCTCCCCGGGACCCTCCCCTTGGTTCCCCCGGCCCCAGCCTCCCTCTCATTCATTCTGCTAGCCTACAactgccccccccctcccccggcCTCAGTGCTGATGTGTTCCTGCTCCTACAGTTTGTGTGCTTTAAGTGAATCTATAGTTAGGGTTCAGTGGGTCTGTTCTTATTCCTGTCTGTTTTCCCGTTCCCTCTTACCAGAGTGTGTGGTCCCCTTCTTGACTCGGTCTAAACTGCCAGCCCTGAAACTAGACAGCGGTCACTATCTCTTTTCTACTAGTGCAATTTGCAGGTCAGTGTTGGTTGGTGTAGGTTGCGGGGAGGGAATGGGGATGGAGATTGtgggagaaaaatcaagaaataaagtCTGATGGCTGCTGTTCTCCAGCACTGGTGTCATTGTGGGAGGAAAGAGGATGGGGCCATCCTTGGCATAGACTGATGATCATACCCTACCTCTTTCTTTTCTGACAGGTACTTCTTTTTGTTATGTGGTTGGGAACAAGATGACCTCACTAACCAGTGGCTGGAATGGGAGACAACAGAGCTACAGGTGGGAACTGTGGCCTGACAGGTGAGGAGGGCTAGGAGCCTTTTGTTCATAgtaactttattttcttccccttcctcctgtAGCCTGTCCTTTCTGTTGCCCTTTACAACTTGGTGGTCcatgggaagaagggagaggatgtcCTTTCTCCTGTCCGAAGGGCATTGATCCACATTGACCATAGCTTGAGTCGAAGAAGCTTCCCTTTCCTCGCTGGGGTGAGTGGGGACTGGGGGTACAGGGAGGAAGGGATTTTCTATGAAGAGCTAAGTTGGCaaatttgttcttctttctcttcttgctaaAGGATTCGGAATCTTTGGCTGATATCGTTCTGTGGGGAGCGCTATACCCTTTACTCCAGGATCCAACTTACCTTCCTGGTGAGAACTGTACTTATTTAATCCTGCTGGGTGGAGTTTTGTTGGAGGATCCTGGCAGGGGGTACAGGgggtagagagaagggaggatgTATGTAGCTcagaaaaaaacattcttttttgcCCATTCTAAGTTTctgacttcttttcctctttctttcctgcccTGGTGCCCAGATGAACTTGCTGCCTTGCAGACCTGGTTCCGGACCCTGAGTGTCCAGGAACCATGCCAGCAGGCAGTTGAATCTGTGCTGAAAAAGCAGGGGGCCTTGGCTCTGCGGGTATATCTGCAAAAACAGCCACAACCCAGTATTCCTTTAGAGAGACCTATCAATAATGAACCTGAGGTATGAAGTGGGAAGGAAGCAGACTTGTGGGGGATCCCCACATTTGATTGGGGAGTCTGAGGTGTATGGGGGTGGTTAGAAGATGGACTTGGAAACATTgttgggaggaaagaggaagatttCCCTTACCCTGGCAACTGCTCTTACTTGATGGGGCATGGGTGGGGTTCCCTGTCCACAGGAGGATGAGCTGTCTTCCCACACACTTTCTGAGGAGGAGATTGCCATGGCTGTAACAGCTTGGGAGCAAGGACTGGAGGCTCTGCCTCCAGTTAGACCACGGCAGAACCCTGTGTGAGTAGGAAcatgtatttcttttgtttcttctaccTGTTTGTAGAGGGACTTTTGGGTAGattagtcacttaaccccagttgcctccagaaaaccagaacaaaacaaaaaaagtgcaCTGAGGCTTTTGGGATACCATATATAGCCTTTCAAGGAAGGTAgaaaacacacacagaaaaacaaaatacactaTTATAAGTGTTCTTAATGTTTGTAATGCAATATGTAGGTCAAAAGTAATTTACTACTGTCTGAGTACCTCACTGCTCTGTTTTTTAACCTGGGCCCTAGTCCCTTTGTTTTGAATCTATCCTTATAAACTGCCGGGTTGTCACCCTGACCTATCTTACTCCCCTTCTCGACAGGTTACCAGTGGCTGGAGAAAGGAACGTGCTCATCACCAGCGCTCTTCCCTATGTCAACAATGTCCCACATCTTGGCAACATCATCGGTTGTGTCCTTAGTGCAGATGTCTTTGCCAGGTAGATCAGGGGGCTGGGGAaaagactggagtggggaaagtcCAGGGGGTTGAAAGGGGATTCCTGGGGAATGAAGAGTGATTGCTGGAGGGAGGGGTGGGCTCTGAGGAAAAACTATTGTGCTCTGGGGATGGAGGTGAGGGAAGGGTGTCAAGAATGACAGGTTGGAAGGCAAAATCCACTCTTCAGGAACCGGGGCCTAGAAAAAGGACCTTGTTAAAGGGTGGTGAATGTATTTGTGAGGAGTTTTGTGATTGAATTCCCAGTGCCTAGAATTATTCCTTGTACACAgtcagttcttaataaatgcactTTTTTTTGGACTGAGGCAAGTGGGGGCCAGTATTGGTATACGTATAGATTGTCCCTTTTGACCACCTTGTTGCCCTCAAGGTACTCTCGACTACGCCAGTGGAATACATTGTACTTGTGTGGGACGGATGAGTATGGAACAGCAACGGAAACCAAAGCCATGGAGGAGGGCTTAACACCCCAGCAGATCTGTGACAAGTACCACGTCATCCACGCCGACATCTACCGttggtttaacatttcctttgacttctttggtCGGACCACCACCCCACTTCAGACCAAGTAGGCTGACATGGTGGGGGGCATGGAGTGGGTGGGGTAACTGAGAAAATGAAAGGGTAACTTGACAGAACCAAGGCTGGGGGTCTGGCAAACTCCTGGAAACTTAGGCAAGTTGAGTAGtagtgtgttttgttttttaagtatatttttatttaattcattaaatacataaaaatatttttaacattcctttttaaaaatttttttgagttccaaattccctccccacccctgagaAGTGAAGCCCTTGTATATCGATTCTACTTGTGAAGCCAtgaaacatttctatattagtcaggttgcaaaagaaagcacacatacaaaataaagtcCTAAAAGTATAGCCATGTATTTTCTTTGTACAGGAGTCTATATTAATGTtaggaaagatgaaaataaaaggaaaaaaaagcatgatTTACTCTAGTGGGTTTTTCCTTCTTGCCTCTATTATCCTTCTCCCCTTTGCTCACGAAGTGCAGAAATTATCCTTTACCATCCTTCTCAGAACCTCTAGGTTATAAATTTCTGGATGTAGTTCTATCCCAGATATTCagaatcatattaaaaaaacagATGTTGTCTCTGATCTCATAGAACTTTCCCTCTAATACTTAAGAGTTCAGATTCCAGGCTTTGGTagttactagttttgtgaccttaggcaagtcactgggcctcagtttcatcatctataaaatgggtttgggctagatgatcttCAGTGTCCCTTATAcgtccaaatctatgatcctgtactATCGTACTATAGTATAGAATAGTAATGTATTGTCAACAGAAATACAAACACTTTAAATTTTGTTGAAGGAAAAGGTTATCATCAAAGATTATGGTGGCATTTTGGGGAGTGACCCAAAATGGGTGGACTTCTCCCAAGGCTATTTGGAAGAAGCgaacaggaagagaaataaagCCAAAGCctttctgctttttttgtttgttttgtttgtttaagaGCCTGAGCATGCCCTATGCTGATTCTGCCTTGGTTCCTCtgattttcccttcttccttgtgCACCCTCCAGGATCACCCAAGACATCTTTCAGCGGCTGCTAGCACGGGACTTCTTGCTCACGGACACGGTAGAACAGCTTCGGTGTGAGCAGTGTTCTCGCTTCCTTGCTGACCGGTTTGTGGAGGGTACCTGCCCTTTCTGTAGTTACGAGGAGGCCCGTGGTGACCAGTGTGACAAATGTGGCAAGCTCATCAATGCCATTGAACTAAAGGTCAGAAAAAGCCCAAGACAGACCTATCCATGTCTGGTAACTTTCCATGTTTTCACTCTCCAGCCAGGGCTCTGAGACTCCCCCTCTGCCCCTCTCCACCTCAGCCATGTTCTTATTATTTACGTGCTAAACCTCGTTCCTGCCAAGGCCTTTCTGCCTTCCCTTTCAAGGGTTGCTCTGTGTGGGACCAGCTCAGGTGGATAGAGCCCCTAGTTTGTTTTGTACCTTCATGGTTTTCTCcctgttctttctctcctcacaGAAGCCTAAGTGTAAGATATGTCAGGAATCCCCTGTGCTGAAATCTTCCCAACATTTGTTCCTGAACCTGCCCAAGGTAAATTCGGTTTTTTTCCTGTTACCCCATTGATTTGTATGCTCTCTGTTCTGCTGactctgctttcttcttcctttcttctcctccagctgGAGAATCGTCTGGAGGAGTGGTTGGGCAGGACTCTAGCTGGCAGTGACTGGACACCCAATGCTCGATTCATCACACGTTCGTGGATCCGGGATGGGCTCAAACCACGATGTATAACTCGTGACCTCAAATGGGGCACTCCGGTGCCCTTAGAGGGCTTTCAGAACAAGGTCAAAAGCTTGACAAAATTCTCTACTCCCTCTAAATGAACTGGCTCTGAAGCCCCCGTGCCCTGGAATTGGCTCTGGCCCAATGGGATTGAATTTGTTGGAGATTGCATTGTTTTAGTAGTAGAGCCCAGCTTAATGAGTCTTGACTATTTGTCAGTTACCATTCTTACCCTCCTGTTTTCTCTTCACCTCCTTCTACTCGTGTTCATCCTAACATATGTCCCCTCTCCTGATTCTCCAGGTGTTTTATGTTTGGTTTGATGCCACAATTGGCTATCTGTCCATCACAGCTAACTATACTGACCAGTGGGAACGCTGGTGGAAGAATCCAGAACAGGTAAACTGTACTTGAGCCTAATGTTCTGGGGATGGGTGTTTGGAGAATGAGGatgtagaaagagggagaaagagagagggaaacggggaaggagggagagagagaagtgtgtgtgtgtgtgtgtgtgtgtgtgtgtgtatgtgtgtatgtgtttgtgtttgagGGGGGAGGTGTCTCTCTCCTCCTGAATAGCTGATCTCATTGAGATTGTTCTCCTTACTCACACTGCCCAGGTGGAGCTCTACCAGTTCATGGCCAAAGACAACGTCCCTTTCCACAGTGTTGTCTTCCCTTGCTCAGCCCTTGGAGCCGAAGACAACTATACCCTGGTCAGCCACCTCATTGCCACAGGTGCCCTGAATGATAGGGTAGGGGTAGGTGTAATTGTGGGATTTTGAAAGACAACAGGAGGATGAAATCAGTGACTGTGCCCTCTAGGTGAtgtttttggggaaaagaaataagaaattccAGAGAATCGAAGGAGATGGGCTGGGGCAGGGGCAGGTAGGAGAGCCAAGGTACCCATTTCCTAATGGAAAGGTCTGGTCAGCAGAATTGGGGCAAATTTTGCCTGACTTGCTTAGTTTGTTGAGGTGTGGTGTGAAGAATTATCCCTTTTCTTACTCTGGCTAGAAGTTGTAGTTAGAAAagcttatttttcaaatgtttttctaaaaaattattttttgcttttaaaaattaaattcccCCCCCaaagtacatattttaaaaattaatccatCTTCTACTATCCTTGCTAACCCCTTCCATCccaaagaagtttttttttccaaacccACAGTAAATCCCTCAGCACATATTTACAATACATATTTAAATGAATGCCTGAAAAtctatgtctttcttttctctatcaGGACATATggagtattttattttcattcttttgactgtcATTGTGTTCATCAGCCTTCTAAagcctttcaaaattgtttttctctttaatgttGTTACTGTTGTATACATGGTTCTCCTAATAGTAAggttactttgcatcagttcatttagagGTCTTCTCATTTTCCTATCCATTTCACCTTTTATGAttgttgatagcttagatttcttcctttgaaaactgcctattcatagcCTTAATCATTCATCTATTGGAGttcttagttttataaatttgaataagtaaaatatatatgtttatatgtatgtgtcttgGAAATTAGACTTATAATTAGAGAAAATTGTTGGagagatttttttcctggttacccattttttccctaatttttataTGaggtttgtgcagaaacttttaaaattttatatagttaATCAGAattgtactttttattttgtgtgattGATCCTCTGCCACtagtttggtcatgaactcttacCCATTCATAGACTTCTTTCTTGCTCCTCCAATCTGATTACAATGTGACTTTAGTATCTTAGTCATGTATTCCTTTGGAAAATCTCTTGGCATATGGTATAAGGTGTGTtacactgctttccagttttcctagcagtttttgtcagtcaGTCCTTCCCCCAGTAACTGAAGtgttgggtttatcaaacactatgttACTGTGTCTCTTCTTCTGTATGTTGTGTACATAATGTGTTCCAGTGATCAGCCTGTTTTTTGTTTGAACCAGTACCAAATCATTTTAATGTTAATTGCTTtctaatatagtttgagatctggtactgatgAACTACCTTCCTTTatactttttttccattattatcCTTGAGATTCTTGGCCTTTCATCCCttcatttaaattttgttattcttCTAGCTTCATAGACTGTTCTTTTAGGAGTTCAGTATAGTACTGAATAAAGTAAGTTAATATAGGtcatattgtcatttttgttatattggcttggtCAACccatgagcaatttatattttccccaactttttaggtctgactttatctgcaaagagtgtttTATAGTTAGATTCTTATAGTCCTTGGGTGAATCTTGGAAGACAAgatgtgtatataatgtatgtgtgttaTGGATAATCAGTTAAAGTTTCCCTGGTATGGGTGAGGGAGGAGCTGACatctgattggttggttgttgttcttcgtctacaaagaggaccaaaatgacatcaccagtgtgtctgactgtgggtgatcagaccagtacaaggttggaatgctctactacaggttgagcacagatagtccatttgaatatttggggtggatatcccaaatttgcatgctgcgtttactttgtactgtctcaattctcctttgctcaaagagcacagtatcTTTTCTGAtgcgggcatgccatgctgagctgtcctgtgccagtgtctcccatgttgcacagtcaaatccagaggtcttgagagagaccttgagagtatccttgtattgcttcttctggctgccatgtgatcgcctgccccatgcaagttctccataaaatagtctttttggcaagcatacattttgtctccaaacaacatggccagcccatcagagttgcactctctgaagcatagtttgaatacttggcagttcagctcaagcaaggacttcagtgtctggtaccttatcctgtcaggtgatcctcagaatcttcctgacagttcagatggaagcgattcagtttcctggcatagcgctggtagactgtccatgtttcacaagcatagaACATGTTTATATGGGGAAGTGGGGTGGAATATTGCTAATGTGGGAATACCTTGATTAGTGAATATGAGGGGGTTCTCAGTGTGTGAGGGGAATAGGGAGGAAGAGACTcatcctcattttcccctccctgtCTAGAATACCTGAACTATGAGGACGGGAAGTTCTCTAAGAGCAGAGGTGTGGGGGTGTTTGGAGATATGGCCCAAAACACAGGCATCCCTTCTGATATCTGGCGCTTCTACCTGCTTTATGTTCGGCCTGAAAACCAGGACAGTTCTTTCTCCTGGAGTGACCTGATGCTCAAGAATAATTCTGAATTGCTTAACAACCTGGGCAACTTTGTTAACAGGTGACACTTAATGCGGGAAAATGTAGTCTGGGGAGGTAGTAGGGGTGTCAGAACTTTGTTCTGTGACTTCCTTGTTTCCTCGAGCTGGTGGGAGGAGAGGTGTGGTGAGGGAAATATAACTTCCTTCTTTTGGGAAGGGTTGGAGGCTAAAGAAAACACATGGAATCCCTGTGAAGCAGTTGAAAGAGCTGGGTAGGAATATGTTGATTTGAGGGTATGGTTAaaaagttgtgtttgtccttcattctcagaagaggaccatgacatcaagacgatgacaagacttgcaattgactttggtttaagggagggctatgcaaggtcaccaacctcactttcttctcctgagccatctgggtccagtggcctgatattcatcaggatgactggatatggctcaggatgcaatgggagaccctggcctctTCAGGCTGAGGTCTTACCACATTCTCATGTTGAGTGAGacatacccattcaatgaataggcttctttaagtagttactccagggatggcccctttaatccaaAAAAAAGAGTCatactggaaggggaagaccctctggttcctgggtaaaagagaaagttACTATTTTGTACAAAAAAGTTGTGTGTGGTTAGAAGATGGGGATGTGACAGGAGGGAGGAGCCAAAGTGGAGTGTCAACTAAAGGTTCCCACCTTTGATTGAAAATGGACTTCTAAAAATAAATCTTCTGTTCATTTTATGAAActgtaaatatcttttttttattatttttattttggagggggaaggcaaggtatttgtgacttgcccaagctcactcAGCtagtgtcaagtttctgaggctggatttgaactcagtccttctgactccagggctggtgctatGTTCACTGCACCACTAGCTGCCCCTTAACTGTAAATAGCTTTACAGATATCTTCCTccacagggaaaaaaatgtaatagagGTTACTTTTTTCCTGAGAAAATTTTAAGAATGGTGGCTATGAAAGATAGAAATGTGCTTCTGTAAAACTTTAATTACTTTGTAGCCATTCTGATGCCTAGTGATCTCTTCCCCAATCTTATATGTCTTCTTATCCCTTGCCCAGGGCAGAGGAATGTCTCCCACAGATGGGAATCCTCTTAACTACTTAGGTAGTTAACTAGGAAACTAGTTGTCTTGGATAGGAAACCAGTTCTGTCACCTACTCCTTTTTTCCGTTTCATTAGTGTTTGATGGTAACGTAAGTCATAATATTCATCGGCTGATAATTCTGAACTTGATATTGTCCATAAAATTAGTATGTGAACTACTTTTTCAACTAAGTGGTGAAATTTTGTAAGAATCAGTAGAAGGATCACTGCCTGTACGCTGAGTGCCCATGGCGTGGGGCAGAGGCTTAcacaggggagagggaaagaggagcaTGGCCTCCCACGGGAGGAAAAACGGAAAAGACATATTGAGACACACACCTAGGGTACCCAGTTGGACTAGATAAACTCTAAGATCCCGTGACGCAGACCTTATGGTATCAATTACATGAATGCTGAGGAAATGTGGGGTCATGGCAGTGGAGAAGATTTCAGGACTGGGGAGCTTTTGTTGGCTGAACTTTGGCAGGTAGGTCTGGACTCAACTtgctctcccccttttttttcccccagagctGGGATGTTTGTGTGCAAGTTTTTTGGGGGCTTTGTGCCTAAGATGATGCTAACTCCGGATGACCAGCGACTCCTTGCCCATGTCACATTGGAGCTACGACAGTACCACCGACTAATGGAGAAGGTCCGGTGAGTACTCTAATTTCACTTTCCCTCCAAAGATTTTCTGGAATGGGGAAGGCTCTCTTCCTCATTCCTCCATGGTCTAACCTTTGACTCTTCCCTCATAGGATTAGAGATGCCCTCCGCTGTATTCTTACCATTTCACGGCATGGCAACCAGTACATTCAAGTGAATGAGCCCTGGAAGCGGATCAAGGGCAATGAGGCCGATAGGTAAAGAGGGGTGGGCGAATCTTCACTTTCAGATGGGGCTCTAGATGCCTACAGGCCCCTGAGTAATATTTCCGCCCTTTGCAGGCTCCGTGCTGGCACAGTGACAGGTGTGGCGGTAAACATGGCGGCCCTGCTTTCCATCATGATGCAGCCGTACATGCCTGCAGTCAGCGCAACTATCCAGACCCAGCTGCAGCTCCCACCTGCAGCCTGTGCTGTCTTGCCTACTGACTTTCCATGCTTCCTGCCTGCCGGGCACCAGATTGGTATAGTAGGTTGTCTTCCAGTTATACAAACCATTTCAGAAATTCTCTGTTTTCCTTGGAGCCTTTTCTGAGAAGGGAGAGTTGACACCgcccttcctttccccccaagCCCTCATTTTGAGTAGGAAGTTCCCAAAGTTTCTGATTTTCATTCTGCAGTCTATCTTATCTTCCACACTGTCATCCTTCAAATGTAACATAAAGAATGCTGTTTATTAGATTCATCTACACCTGCTTTGCTCTGGCACTAGCCCTATAACATTTGTTATCTGAGAGATCCTGGGAGTTGTCCTTTATGATACTATTAGCATGCTAGCATGatctcctgctttccttcctctgaagCCTATTTATACTTTGGCCTGTATAGTTCTCAGGTTAGAGTTCTATGTATCATCTTCTCTAAAAGGTATCAGTCTTTATTCCCTATTCCACTTTATTTCTTCTAAAACTCCTTCAAAGGTTCGTTTCAAGAATGGCAGGAATCAAAGCTGTTGCTCCTTTTATGCAGTCAGGCTTAACCTTCTCTTTCCTCACAGGTTAGTCCCTTGTTTCAGAAGCTAGAGAACGACCAAATTGAAAGCCTGAGAAAGCGCTTTGGAGGGGGCCAGGTAAGGAAGAGGGAGGGCATCTGTGCTCTTTTTCCCCCTGGATAGTTAAATAGCCCTTGTCATGACTTTCTACTATTCCATCTCTAAAaagccttcctccttttcctccctttgttCCTTTTCATTCTATTAGTACTTACCAGTAGCTTCTCTTTTTCCTGTCTTAGCTAGAAGATTCCTTGGAGTTAAAGGTAATCACTGTCCCTACTGAGTTGTTAAAGGGATAATTGCAAGCATGTTTctgtgtggggagggagaattTATGCATGGGGTAAAAATGATCCCCTTATTCCTTCTGAGGCCAAAGTTTCCAAGGCAGAAGCCCCCACAGACCTAACAGATCCTGAACAGATCAAGCTGTTAACAGATGCAGTGACAAAACAGGTGGGtgtagggaagagagagggggctGGCATTGGGGCTTACCCACTCCTCCTCATGCTCCCTTTCCCTAACCTCTCAGGGCAACATTGTCCGTGAGTTAAAAGCCCAGAAGGTGGACAAAGCCCAGGTGGCTGCTGAGGTGGCTAAACTGCTGGAGCTAAAAGGACAGCTGGCCCTGGCTGAAGGAAAGCCTCCTGAACTTCCAAAGggcaagaagaagaaatgaaaaggaaagccCAAGACACCGTCTGACTGTGATTGAGTACAAATCATTTTAATACAGTGGATCagagataataaatataacatCTATATACATGGTGTGGGACCTTCCCTTCAGAGCTCCTGCACTTGCTTATTCGCACCTAGCAAAGGTGGCATACTGGAGAGCAGAGTTAAAAGACCTCCACATCCCAGCCATTCATGACCGGGGCAAGCTGACCATGCGGTCAATCAGGGCCTGGCGTGTCATGTCTACCTCCTTGGTCAGTCGTTCGATCTCTTGCTTCAGTCGTTCATTTTCTGCAGCCAGATGGGCCACCTTGCGTTCGTTCTCCTGTTCCTTTTCTTTCACGCTTTGTTTCCGACCTCGAGGAG is part of the Notamacropus eugenii isolate mMacEug1 chromosome 3, mMacEug1.pri_v2, whole genome shotgun sequence genome and harbors:
- the MARS1 gene encoding methionine--tRNA ligase, cytoplasmic isoform X1, whose protein sequence is MRLFLSDGAPGNLPVLAAAWRAGARDKLLISTVGPEECVVPFLTRSKLPALKLDSGHYLFSTSAICRYFFLLCGWEQDDLTNQWLEWETTELQPVLSVALYNLVVHGKKGEDVLSPVRRALIHIDHSLSRRSFPFLAGDSESLADIVLWGALYPLLQDPTYLPDELAALQTWFRTLSVQEPCQQAVESVLKKQGALALRVYLQKQPQPSIPLERPINNEPEEDELSSHTLSEEEIAMAVTAWEQGLEALPPVRPRQNPVLPVAGERNVLITSALPYVNNVPHLGNIIGCVLSADVFARYSRLRQWNTLYLCGTDEYGTATETKAMEEGLTPQQICDKYHVIHADIYRWFNISFDFFGRTTTPLQTKITQDIFQRLLARDFLLTDTVEQLRCEQCSRFLADRFVEGTCPFCSYEEARGDQCDKCGKLINAIELKKPKCKICQESPVLKSSQHLFLNLPKLENRLEEWLGRTLAGSDWTPNARFITRSWIRDGLKPRCITRDLKWGTPVPLEGFQNKVFYVWFDATIGYLSITANYTDQWERWWKNPEQVELYQFMAKDNVPFHSVVFPCSALGAEDNYTLVSHLIATEYLNYEDGKFSKSRGVGVFGDMAQNTGIPSDIWRFYLLYVRPENQDSSFSWSDLMLKNNSELLNNLGNFVNRAGMFVCKFFGGFVPKMMLTPDDQRLLAHVTLELRQYHRLMEKVRIRDALRCILTISRHGNQYIQVNEPWKRIKGNEADRLRAGTVTGVAVNMAALLSIMMQPYMPAVSATIQTQLQLPPAACAVLPTDFPCFLPAGHQIGIVSPLFQKLENDQIESLRKRFGGGQLEDSLELKAKVSKAEAPTDLTDPEQIKLLTDAVTKQGNIVRELKAQKVDKAQVAAEVAKLLELKGQLALAEGKPPELPKGKKKK
- the MARS1 gene encoding methionine--tRNA ligase, cytoplasmic isoform X2, with protein sequence MRLFLSDGAPGNLPVLAAAWRAGARDKLLISTVGPEECVVPFLTRSKLPALKLDSGHYLFSTSAICRYFFLLCGWEQDDLTNQWLEWETTELQPVLSVALYNLVVHGKKGEDVLSPVRRALIHIDHSLSRRSFPFLAGDSESLADIVLWGALYPLLQDPTYLPDELAALQTWFRTLSVQEPCQQAVESVLKKQGALALRVYLQKQPQPSIPLERPINNEPEEDELSSHTLSEEEIAMAVTAWEQGLEALPPVRPRQNPVLPVAGERNVLITSALPYVNNVPHLGNIIGCVLSADVFARYSRLRQWNTLYLCGTDEYGTATETKAMEEGLTPQQICDKYHVIHADIYRWFNISFDFFGRTTTPLQTKITQDIFQRLLARDFLLTDTVEQLRCEQCSRFLADRFVEGTCPFCSYEEARGDQCDKCGKLINAIELKKPKCKICQESPVLKSSQHLFLNLPKLENRLEEWLGRTLAGSDWTPNARFITRSWIRDGLKPRCITRDLKWGTPVPLEGFQNKVFYVWFDATIGYLSITANYTDQWERWWKNPEQVELYQFMAKDNVPFHSVVFPCSALGAEDNYTLVSHLIATEYLNYEDGKFSKSRGVGVFGDMAQNTGIPSDIWRFYLLYVRPENQDSSFSWSDLMLKNNSELLNNLGNFVNRAGMFVCKFFGGFVPKMMLTPDDQRLLAHVTLELRQYHRLMEKVRIRDALRCILTISRHGNQYIQVNEPWKRIKGNEADRLRAGTVTGVAVNMAALLSIMMQPYMPAVSATIQTQLQLPPAACAVLPTDFPCFLPAGHQIGIVSPLFQKLENDQIESLRKRFGGGQAKVSKAEAPTDLTDPEQIKLLTDAVTKQGNIVRELKAQKVDKAQVAAEVAKLLELKGQLALAEGKPPELPKGKKKK